The Calditrichota bacterium sequence AGGAATGTCGTGCGCGCTCTTCACGCTCTCGTCGGCGATGATGGGCAGCGGCGAGCGTTCGCGCACCCAGGCGGTCTCTTCGAGCATGGCGCTGGGCATGGGTTGCTCGACGATTTCCACCCCGTTCTTGGCCAGCCATTCGATCTTCTTGATCGCAACCTCTTTGTCCTTCCAGCCTTCGTTGGCGTCCACCCGCAGTGGCTTGTCGGTCACGCTGCGAATGGCTGCCAGGATCTCCTCGTCGTTGGGCCCGCCCATCTTCACTTTGAGCAGCGGGTAGGGCTCTGCCTCGCGTACTTTTTGTTTGATCACTTCCGGCGTATCGATGCCGATGGAGAAAGTGGTGCGCGGCGCTTTCTTCGGGTCGAGGCCGAGGAACCGATAGAAGGGGAGCCCGAGCTTCTTAGCGATCCACTCCATCAGCGCCATGTCCAAGGCTGCCTTGGCTGCGGTCTGGCCCTCGCAGACCTTCTGGATGGCCTCGCCCACGTCCACGAAAGTCCAGGGATCGCAGTTTTCCAGGATGGGGCGCGCTAACTCGATAGTTTGGATGGTGGACTCGAGCGTCTCGTTGTAGCGCACGTTGTGTGCTGCCTCGCCGAGGCCAAAGACGCCATCCTTCTCAAGCTTGACGAAGACGTTGTCCTTGTAGGTGCTGGTGCTGCGGCTCAATGTCCAAGCGTGCTTCAGTTGGAGGCGGATGGTCTTGTAGGTCAGGGTGAAGGAGCCTGACGATGAGCTGCATCCCGTGGGTCCGAGGGCGCTCATTCCAGCACCGATGGCCCCAGCGGCCAAGACGGCTTTGCCACTTTTCTCAAAGAATTCCTTGCGCGACATGAGCATGCTTTCTCCTCCTCAGTGACGACCTCGGAGCCGGGCTCCGCAAATTGCCTTTCTAAAGATAGGGAATTTTTTCCAAAAGGCAAGGAAAATCTCTCCAGCTCAGCGCGCGTGCGTGTTGGCCGCGACACCATGCGGGGTGGCTATTACCCTCAGAGCTGGATGGGGAGTGGACGGAGAATACCCCGATTGAGAAGGAGGAGAATGCCCAAAGTGTAAAGCAGGGTCGTCACCACTACGGTGAGCCATTTGCGCCCGGAAAAGTAGGAGCCGAACAGCTCCTTGGCGCCAACGTGGAGCAACACAAAGCCAGCCAGATTGGAGAGCCAGTAGAAACCCACAAAGAGCACCGAGAAACTGGCAGGAATGAGCCGTTGCACCATGCTGGCGAGCACCCACGCCAAGGGGATGTTGAGGGCCGCGTCGTTCCACCAGGAAAGAGGCGACAGCAGGTAGCCGAGGCCCACCAACAGCCCGCCGCGTAGTCGCGCAGGCGACAGGTGCGAAGTGATCCAAGCCCATGCATTCTTCAGCGTGGCCGTCATATGTAGGCAAAGGAGGACGCGCGGGACCGCGCTCTCCTGTGTTCCATCTCTCGGGGCCATTTTCCCATGCGCGCAGGAGATTGGAGCGAGCTCAGGAGCTCACAAACTCCGGTTGCCGCTCGATGTCTGGGCTTGGCACGACGCATTCAGAAACTGGCGATGCAGGCTTGGTCGCAAGCTCACCAGGCGCCACGATACCGCCGGAAACGATCAACTTCAGGGCCCGCTCCACGGAGATCCTCAGGCGGATGACTTGGTCCGCAGGGAACGCCACCAACCAACCCGTGGTCGGTACTGGTACGCTGGGAATGAACACGTTGTAGAGATGGAGCAAGCGTCCCTGCTCACGCCGCGTGGTCTCGCTGGTGATGAAGCCGTAGGCAAAGACCCCCTTGCGGGGATACTCTAC is a genomic window containing:
- a CDS encoding dipeptide epimerase — translated: MLMSRKEFFEKSGKAVLAAGAIGAGMSALGPTGCSSSSGSFTLTYKTIRLQLKHAWTLSRSTSTYKDNVFVKLEKDGVFGLGEAAHNVRYNETLESTIQTIELARPILENCDPWTFVDVGEAIQKVCEGQTAAKAALDMALMEWIAKKLGLPFYRFLGLDPKKAPRTTFSIGIDTPEVIKQKVREAEPYPLLKVKMGGPNDEEILAAIRSVTDKPLRVDANEGWKDKEVAIKKIEWLAKNGVEIVEQPMPSAMLEETAWVRERSPLPIIADESVKSAHDIPMLAQAFDGINIKVDKAGGLQEALRMIWMARSLRMKIMLGCMISSSLSITAAAHLSPLVDYPDLDGNLLIANDPFQGVRVRDGWLILPDGPGFGVKGAF